Below is a genomic region from Geoglobus acetivorans.
ACAATAAGACATTGTCCGACAAATGGAGACTAATGTTGCATCTTTGTCACCCATTGGGTGGCGGCGGTCTCCGGCGGGAGGACTGTAGTCCTCCCCAATTTCACCTGTAAGGGGCGAAGAGTGATGAGAAAAATATCTATCCGTGTCACGGACCAGCAGTACGAATTTATCGAACAGCTTGTTGCAAGTGGGGATTACGCTAATACAAGTGAAGTCATCAGAGAAGCTCTCAGGCTTTTTATGAAGGTTAAGCGGAAAGAAATGAAGGAAGTTTTTGGTGACGAAATTAGGTGGAGAGGGGAGAATGTATGAAGTCGTTTATTAGAGATGCTCAGGAATATTATAGAAAGGAAATGGAAAGCAAGAGACAGAACTTCTCGATTGAGGAGTTTGGAACACCAAACATAGTTGTCGTGGGCTGTGGTGGAAGTGGAAATAACACCGTGAACAGGTTGAAGAATATAGGCGTGGATGGAGTTACGACGATTGCAATCAATACTGACAGACAGCATCTTGAGATGATAAAGGCGGATAAAAAGATCCTGATAGGGAGAAGCCTTACGAAGGGTCTTGGGGCAGGAGGCTATCCTGAAATCGGAAGGAAAGCAGCGGAACTTGCGAGAGGTGTGCTTGAAGACCTGCTCAGAGATGCACACCTTGTTTTTGTCTGTGCAGGTCTTGGCGGTGGAACCGGAACTGGCTCCGCTCCTGTCGTTGCAGAGATTGCAAAGAAGCAGGGTGCGATAGTTATCGGAATGGTTCAGATGCCGTTCAGCGTTGAAAGGGCGAGAATAGAGAAAGCAAGGGAGGGACTTGAGGAGCTGAAGAAGCACACTGACACGGTTATTGTGCTGGATAACAACAAGCTCCTCGAGTATGTGCCAAACCTGCCCATAGAACAGGCCTTCAGCGTTATGGACCAGATAGTTGCCGAGACGATAAAGGGCATTGTCGATACGATTACCAAGCCGTCTCTTATGAACATCGACTATGCCGATGTCAGGGCAATCATGGGGCATGGCGGTGTGGCAGTGATGCTTGTTGGTGAAGCAAAGTCCCAGAACAAGGCTCAGGAAGTCGTCAGAGACTGCCTGTCTCATCCGCTTCTCGAGGTCGACTACAGGGGTGCGACGGGCGCGTTAATCCACATAACTGGTGGACCCGACCTCTCGATAAAGGAGGCAGAGGAGATAGTCAGGGACCTTACGTTCGAGATTTCAGACAGTGCAATGGTCATCTGGGGCGCGAGGATTGACAGGGAATTCGAGGGCATTGTCAGGGTTACGGCGATAATGACCGGAGTGAACCCTGAAAAAGCTTTCGCGGCCAAGGAGGAGGGATTTCTACCTTTTTCCGGAAACGGTAGGAAAAAGGGCAGTGGATATGTTAAATCCCACAGCACATCAGAACCGCACCCGGTCCCGTCAATGGTTGCAAAGAACTTTGGTGGTATTGACGTTCTCTGACCTTTCAATAAACAATTTTTAAAATTTTTATTTCAGTTTTTGTCCATTTTTCTTTATGATTGTCGAAATGTCTGTTGTGCCGGTGGGTGCTGGCGAATCTGTCAGCAGGTATGTTGCAGAGGTCTTGAAAATCATCCGCAGCAGGAATCTGAAATATGAACTCTCCTCCATGGGGACTTCTGTAGAGCTGGATAACTATCACGAACTTGGAGAACTCCTGCAGGAAATAAATGACAGACTGGTGGAGATGGGTGTGGGAAGGGTTTACATGGTGATAAAAATCGACAGCAGGGTGAAGGGGGGCAGCATAGAGCAGAAAAAAGAATCCGTCATGGACAAGCTATGATATCTCCGAGATCTCTGTGTACATGTCTTCAAGCACTTCAAGGTATTCAGCAACCCCTTTCTCAATTTCGTCCATCTTTTTCTCCAGCAGCCTCGTTCTGCTTTCAGATACGAACTTTCCGTAGTTCTTCATGAGGTACTCGAAAACCTTCCTTCCCGTCTCTGTCGGAATCAGTTTTCCGCCACGTTCGATCACGTATTTTCTCAGAAACAGCTTTTCGATGATTGTAGCATAGGTTGAGGGCCTTCCAATCCCCCTTTCTTTCATGAGGGATATTATGTCAGACTGGGTGTAAAGTGGAGCCTTCGGAACCTTCAGCAGCTTTGCTTTAACTTTATGCTTTCCTTCTGGCAGCTCTTTTCTGACCCACACAGACCTGTAAAGCTCAAATGCTCTCCCTCTGGCGTTTACGACTCTTTCCTCATTAAATTCCTTCAAATCCGCGATTATTCTGTATCTGACCACTTCCACCTCGTAATTCTCACACTGGCTGGCCATGAATCTCCTGAAAATCAGGTCGTAGAGTGAAAGGTGTCTCCAGGTGATGTTTTCTGCCTGAATGACACCTTCCTGAATAAGCCTCTGCACATCGTATCTGTCTAATGGTCGTGTGGGTCTGATACACTCATGCGCTCCCTCAGCCTCCCACCTTCTCCCGGCAAAGTCCTCTCCAAGGTATTCTTCAGCTATTTTCAATCCGACCTCGCTCACCGAGGTGGAATCCGTTCTGTGATAGGTTATAAGGCCACTCTCGAAAAGTTCCTGGGCCAGTCTCATGGTTTCTCCTGCTGGAATCTTCAGTATGTTGCTGGCGTCCCTCAGCATGGTGTCCGTGGTGTATGGGGGCAGAGGTGTCCTGCTCTCGACTTTCCTTTCCAGAACCTCTATTTCCAGCTCAAGGGTATCGCTTTCAACATCTTCAAGGTAAAGACCGAGTGATTCGATGAATGCAACTTTTCTTTTCTCACGACTCTCGTTGAACCTCTCGATTATCCATCCCAGCACAGGAGTCTGGGCTCTGCCTGCTGAGAGGTTTCTGTTTTTGAACACCTCCCAAAGCTTCTGACTCAGAACAAAACCGATCCATCTGTCCTCGATTCTCCTTACGATCTGAGCCTTGACAAGATTCTGGTCAATATCTCTCAGCTCGTTCAGTGCTTTCAGGATCGCCCTCCTCGTAACCTCATGAAATTCGGCCCTTTTTATCTCCCCGCAGCCCTTCAGAAGATTTGCAATATCCCATGCGATTTTTTCACCTTCAGAATCGGGGTCTGTTCCTATTATGACATGTCCAGCCTGTTTTGCAAGCCTCCTCAGAAATTCTATCCTTCTTTTCGAGTCATCGACATTCTTACCTCCGCATTTGGGGCAGTCGTCTCTCTCCTCCGTG
It encodes:
- a CDS encoding type II toxin-antitoxin system ParD family antitoxin yields the protein MRKISIRVTDQQYEFIEQLVASGDYANTSEVIREALRLFMKVKRKEMKEVFGDEIRWRGENV
- a CDS encoding MTH1187 family thiamine-binding protein, translated to MIVEMSVVPVGAGESVSRYVAEVLKIIRSRNLKYELSSMGTSVELDNYHELGELLQEINDRLVEMGVGRVYMVIKIDSRVKGGSIEQKKESVMDKL
- the ftsZ gene encoding cell division protein FtsZ; translated protein: MKSFIRDAQEYYRKEMESKRQNFSIEEFGTPNIVVVGCGGSGNNTVNRLKNIGVDGVTTIAINTDRQHLEMIKADKKILIGRSLTKGLGAGGYPEIGRKAAELARGVLEDLLRDAHLVFVCAGLGGGTGTGSAPVVAEIAKKQGAIVIGMVQMPFSVERARIEKAREGLEELKKHTDTVIVLDNNKLLEYVPNLPIEQAFSVMDQIVAETIKGIVDTITKPSLMNIDYADVRAIMGHGGVAVMLVGEAKSQNKAQEVVRDCLSHPLLEVDYRGATGALIHITGGPDLSIKEAEEIVRDLTFEISDSAMVIWGARIDREFEGIVRVTAIMTGVNPEKAFAAKEEGFLPFSGNGRKKGSGYVKSHSTSEPHPVPSMVAKNFGGIDVL